A part of Candida albicans SC5314 chromosome 2, complete sequence genomic DNA contains:
- the PRP3 gene encoding U4/U6-U5 snRNP complex subunit (Predicted splicing factor, component of the U4/U6-U5 snRNP complex; Hap43-induced gene; rat catheter biofilm induced): MKRAFGDNSKPGVKKAKLHQDKEAVHNNENNDKTGLDVEIHPLLKNIGLTNIPKLPKDHNPLRQSNQKWFDPLALNPYLDQSDMVINNKKSRHIPPPLKFISQGKYVAQGEKLREKLKVEHEQTRELEAIKQQGLIPDETIGEQLYQLEVQPLIEWWDRPYLRDNNYMNINDESRKVLDDETQPITSYIQHPVLINPIWETKDSNSPIQPVYLTKKEQKRIRKNERQLKQQEKQDRIKLGLDPPPPPKVKLSNLMNVLTNESIKDPTAVENRVKREIQQRVDKHLAQNEARKLTKEQKHEKLWNKQEKDLANGIHTTVYKIDKLVNPKHLFKLNISAQEENLVGVCLKNPKFNLVIVEGGEKSIGHYKKLMMKRIKWTENVSQSATNDSIDDLSNNKCSLVWEGSLPDVHFQKWSIMYSRDDEEALTALKKFDLENYWRLASSLKE; this comes from the coding sequence ATGAAGAGAGCTTTTGGTGATAACTCTAAGCCTGGTGTTAAAAAAGCAAAGCTTCACCAAGATAAAGAAGCTGTTCacaataatgaaaacaacGATAAGACTGGACTTGATGTAGAAATACATCCgttattaaaaaatatagGATTAACAAACATTCCTAAATTACCGAAAGACCATAATCCACTACGACAATCCAACCAAAAATGGTTTGATCCACTTGCATTAAATCCATATCTCGATCAAAGTGATATggttattaataataaaaaatctAGACATATTCCACCCCCGTTAAAGTTTATCTCACAGGGAAAGTATGTGGCCCAGGGGGAGAAATTACGAgagaaattgaaagttGAACACGAACAAACTCGAGAATTGGAAGCAATTAAACAACAAGGATTAATACCAGATGAGACCATTGGGGAACAATTGTATCAACTTGAAGTGCAACCATTGATTGAATGGTGGGATCGTCCATATTTGCGTGATAACAATTATATGAACATTAACGACGAATCTCGTAAAGTCCTTGATGATGAAACCCAACCTATAACGTCATATATACAACATCCTGTATTGATCAATCCCATTTGGGAGACCAAGGATTCAAACTCTCCAATACAACCGGTATATTTAACGAAAAAAGAGCagaaaagaattagaaaaaatgaaagaCAACTTAAACAACAAGAGAAACAGGACAGAATTAAATTAGGGTTAGATCCACCGCCACCACCTAAAGTTaaattatctaatttaATGAATGTATTGACCAATGAATCGATTAAAGATCCAACTGCAGTTGAAAATAGAGTGAAAAGAGAAATTCAACAACGTGTTGATAAACATTTGGCACAAAATGAAGCTCGAAAATTGACCAAGGAACAGAAGCATGAAAAATTATGGaacaaacaagaaaaagatttggCCAATGGTATTCATACTACAGTTTACAAAATTGACAAGTTAGTTAATCCTAAACATTTGTTTAAACTCAATATCAGTGCTCAAGAAGAGAATTTGGTAGGagtttgtttgaaaaatcctaaatttaatttagttATCGTCGAAGGCGgagaaaaatcaattggacattataagaaattaatgatgaaaagAATCAAATGGACAGAAAATGTATCACAATCAGCAActaatgattcaattgacgatttatccaataataaatgttcCCTTGTATGGGAGGGCTCATTGCCAGATGTGCATTTTCAGAAATGGAGTATTATGTATTCTagagatgatgaagaagcCCTCACGGCATTAAAGAAGTTTGATCTTGAGAATTATTGGCGATTAGCAAGCTCCTTGAAAGAATAG
- a CDS encoding uncharacterized protein (Ortholog of C. dubliniensis CD36 : Cd36_17965, C. parapsilosis CDC317 : CPAR2_211700, Candida tenuis NRRL Y-1498 : CANTEDRAFT_112898 and Debaryomyces hansenii CBS767 : DEHA2G05588g), which produces MAGAYTIFGKQVPAHILSIITLGSVAAGIAIPKFLPKDETKKEVAKPVAPIVQSKEDDFDLEKFINDLTKEESK; this is translated from the exons ATGGCAGGCGCTTATACGATTTTTGGTAAACAAGTCCCAGCTCATATA TTATCTATTATCACTTTAGGTTCTGTAGCTGCAGGTATTGCCATTCCTAAGTTTTTACCAAAAGatgaaaccaaaaaagaagtaGCAAAACCAGTTGCTCCTATTGTCCAATCAAAAGaagatgattttgatttggaaaaattcatcaa TGATTTGACCAAAGAGGAAAGTAAATAA
- a CDS encoding uncharacterized protein (Ortholog(s) have cytosol, nucleus localization) → MSCEDEHHNHNHGHNHNHNHVAPIPTTAGQSLNNKIDTSKVTALNMANSADDLAKVFKDSTKKYQIKPIIKSDSDEQMIINIPFLNGSVKLYSIILRTNGDLYCPKTIKLFKNDTSIDFDNVDSKKPIQVLTHPQVGVANNDSDDLPEFLESNNDDDFVEHYVSRHKFTGVNQLTIFIEDIYDEGEEECHLHSIELRGEFTELNKDPVITLYESAANPADHKNLTIVENQNLA, encoded by the coding sequence ATGTCCTGTGAAGACGAACATCACAACCACAATCATGGTCATAACCATAATCACAATCATGTTGCTCCTATTCCTACAACAGCTGGAcaatcattaaataataaaattgatacATCTAAAGTGACAGCTCTCAACATGGCCAACTCTGCTGACGATCTAGCAaaagttttcaaagatTCGactaaaaaatatcaaatcaaaccaattatcaaatcagACAGTGATGAACAAATGATTATCAACATTCCATTTCTTAATGGTAGTGTCAAATTGTATTCGATAATTCTACGTACCAATGGGGATTTGTATTGTcccaaaacaataaaattattcaaaaatgacacatcaattgattttgataatgtgGATTCGAAGAAACCAATACAGGTGTTAACTCATCCTCAAGTTGGTGTTGCTAATAATGATAGCGATGATCTTCCAGAGTTTTTGGAATCAAATAACGATGACGATTTTGTCGAACATTATGTGTCTCGACATAAATTCACTGGggtaaatcaattgacaatatttattgaagaTATTTATGATGAAGGAGAAGAAGAGTGTCATTTacattcaattgaattgagAGGGGAATTCACTGAATTAAACAAAGACCCTGTCATTACATTATATGAACTGGCTGCTAATCCTGCTGATCATAAGAATTTAACGattgttgaaaatcaaaatctaGCATAA
- the STP4 gene encoding Stp4p (C2H2 transcription factor; induced in core caspofungin response; colony morphology-related gene regulation by Ssn6; induced by 17-beta-estradiol, ethynyl estradiol; rat catheter and Spider biofilm induced) translates to MLSMAVTPSNTLTSQYPTKQENYNQNYCSIKSPSPTSTPTSTSLTMTSPPQLHNPHASITLPSIHSLDIPAFPHYEQEYSRASVFQNYSSNSPTPSNSSYSPTLLIPSNDRPASSSVYSNSSSTLLLSPGMSTTPNVNCIAPVSRPRSTSNLTENSEQSFTSQQSHPAISSNATITSPQLSVKSENEQLHEPQNSNTIISPRQNKKNWKPRKKKQCPECNLYFSNLATHKSTHLKPNNRPHICKYCERGFARPNDLFRHVKCHWKEIGSDQGQFKCPFKNIDSSKRENQEKVTGNTGVPDHCCHNTGIFSRCDTFKNHLKAIHFQYPNGTKKEQRNLVNGKCRMCQQEFRNVDDWMHNHIETNSCPYAINLIKKEH, encoded by the coding sequence ATGTTATCAATGGCCGTAACCCCAAGTAATACTTTAACTTCACAATATccaacaaaacaagaaaattacAACCAAAATTACTGTTCTATTAAATCGCCATCTCCAACATCTACGCCAACCTCAACATCATTAACCATGACTTCTCCACCACAATTACATAATCCACATGCATCAATAACTTTACCATCAATACATTCCTTGGATATCCCAGCTTTTCCACATTATGAGCAAGAGTATAGTCGAGCTAGTGTATTCCAAAACTATTCGTCGAATTCACCCACACCTTCCAATAGTTCATATTCACCCACTTTATTGATACCGAGTAACGATAGACCGGCTTCCTCGTCTGTGTActcaaattcttcaagcactttattattaagtCCTGGTATGTCTACTACACCCAATGTAAATTGTATTGCTCCTGTGTCAAGACCAAGAAGTACGTCAAATTTGACAGAAAATTCAGAGCAACTGTTTACTTCACAACAACTGCATCCAGCTATACTGTCTAATGCCACTATTACATCACCTCAACTTTCAGTGAAATCAGAAAACGAGCAACTTCATGAACCACAAAACTCAAATACTATTATATCACCAAGACAgaataagaaaaattggaaaccaagaaagaagaaacaatgTCCTGAAtgtaatttatatttttcaaatttagcTACTCATAAATCGACTCATTTGAAACCAAACAATCGTCCTCATATTTGTAAATATTGTGAACGAGGATTTGCTCGACcaaatgatttattcaGACATGTCAAATGTCATTGGAAAGAAATAGGGTCAGATCAAGGACAATTTAAATGTCCTTTCAAGAACATCGATTCATCTAAAAGAGAGaatcaagaaaaagtaACTGGTAATACTGGTGTACCAGATCATTGTTGTCATAATACTGGGATATTTTCTCGATGTGATACATTCAAAAATCACTTGAAAGCTATTCATTTCCAATATCCAAATGGTACGAAAAAGGAACAAAGAAATCTAGTTAATGGTAAATGTAGAATGTGTCAACAAGAATTCAGAAATGTCGATGATTGGATGCATAATCATATAGAAACTAATCTGTGTCCTTATGCTATtaatttgatcaaaaaaGAACATTAA
- the AVT7 gene encoding Avt7p (Ortholog of S. cerevisiae Avt7 transporter; repressed upon adherence to polystyrene; constitutive expression independent of MTL or white-opaque status; Spider biofilm induced), translated as MPSIDNDASASTVSSSISLVKTIIGAGLLSMPLAYSTDGIIFGTFIILLAAFTSGFGLFLQCYVSRYVPVKHATFFNLCSITYPHLSVVFDFAIAVQCFGCAVSYLVLIRDLMPTIVTYVPYIDEKHYPSFWLLVSTVLTIPLSFLKNLDSLKYSSILGLVAIFYMTILVIGHYFAGDIERQGQITLFPTSVTGVFSTFSIIVFAFTGHQNMFSIINEARDKSLTSLTKLVNFAIGISSLLFIAVGLSGYLTFGQDVDGNVILSYPNGLTTTIGRFCIVFMVTFSFPLMIHPARISINNIYHWVTTNYFDKDEANESTALLGNESQESQIAEDEEQGKTHLSHVVPFPHKHFVIVTTSLLIIGYLLAISIKSFALILAIVGASGSTSISFILPGLFGYKLIGSESDDPSTLEVAFKNLSLGLTFWGVAVMILCLYSSLTL; from the coding sequence ATGCCTTCAATAGATAATGATGCCAGTGCATCAACAGTTTCTTCATCGATTAGTTTGGTTAAAACCATTATAGGTGCCGGTTTATTATCTATGCCATTGGCGTATTCTACAGATGGGATCATTTTTGGTACATTTATCATATTACTAGCTGCTTTCACTAGTGGATTTGGTTTATTCTTGCAATGTTATGTAAGTAGATATGTCCCGGTTAAGCATGcaacttttttcaatttatgtTCAATCACGTATCCTCATTTATCTGTGGTGTTTGATTTCGCTATTGCTGTTCAATGCTTTGGTTGTGCAGTATCTTATTTAGTGTTGATTCGTGATTTAATGCCCACTATAGTGACTTATGTCCCATATATTGATGAGAAACATTATCCACTGTTTTGGTTATTAGTGTCCACAGTGTTGACTATtccattatcatttttgaaaaatttggattcattgaaatattcatcaattttagGACTTGTGGCCATTTTTTATATGACAATTTTAGTGATTGGACATTATTTTGCTGGTGATATTGAACGACAAGGACAAATCACTTTATTCCCAACTAGTGTTACTGGGGTATTTAGCACcttttcaattattgtaTTTGCATTTACCGGTCACCAAAACATGTTTTCCATTATCAATGAAGCTAGAGATAAATCATTGACAAGTCTCACCAAATTGGTCAATTTTGCCATTGGTATATCCAGTTTGTTATTTATTGCTGTTGGATTATCAGGGTATTTGACATTTGGTCAAGATGTCGATGGTAATGTGATTTTACTGTATCCAAATGGGTTAACCACCACAATTGGTAGATTTTGTATTGTGTTTATGGTTACGTTTTCTTTCCCATTGATGATTCATCCAGCAAGAATTTCCATCAATAACATTTATCATTGGGTAACAACCAATTATTTCGACAAAGACGAAGCTAATGAAAGTACTGCCTTGCTAGGAAATGAATCCCAAGAATCTCAAATTGCCGAAGATGAAGAACAGGGTAAAACTCACTTATCTCATGTCGTTCCTTTCCCTCATAAACATTTTGTGATTGTCACAACATCgttattgattattggtTATTTGTTAGCCATTTctattaaatcatttgcATTAATTTTGGCAATCGTCGGTGCTTCAGGTTCGACTTCGATTTCCTTTATTTTGCCTGGTTTATTTGgttataaattaattggatCAGAGCTGGATGATCCAAGCACATTAGAAGTTGCTTTCAAGAATTTGTCTTTGGGGTTGACTTTTTGGGGTGTAGCTGTCATGATCTTGTGCTTATATAGTAGCTTGACTTTATAA
- the FEN12 gene encoding fatty acid elongase (Putative protein with a predicted role in the elongation of fatty acids; amphotericin B, caspofungin repressed): MSLPIPTWETPFGIQLWPIFDFVASKLSQGKFVPSEFLFINGITPLSTFPEAAVIIVIYYIVIFGGRFVISTLNLPVIKLNGLFQIHNLFLTSLSLTLLVLILEQIIPIFHSGGSYHSICSPNAYTSKLVVLYYLNYITKFIELIDTVFLVLRQKKLTFLHTYHHGATAWLCYTQLTGYTSVQWVPITLNLAVHVVMYWYYFLAARGIRVWWKEWVTRFQIIQFIIDLGVVYYSTFTHFVYKYSGKMRDCSGTETAAVVGCSILTSYLILFISFYITVYKKSGNASKKVKKA, from the coding sequence ATGTCTTTACCAATTCCTACTTGGGAAACTCCATTTGGTATCCAATTATGgccaatttttgatttcgtTGCTTCAAAACTTTCTCAAGGAAAATTTGTCCCATCggaatttttatttattaatggtATTACTCCATTATCAACATTTCCAGAAGCAGCTGtgattattgttatttattatattgttatttttggtGGTAGATTTGTTATCAGTACTTTGAATTTACCAGttataaaattgaatggattatttcaaattcataatttatttttaactAGTTTATCATTGACATTAttggttttaattttagAACAAATCATTCCTATTTTCCATTCTGGTGGTTCATATCATTCCATTTGTTCTCCTAATGCTTATACTTCCAAATTAGTTGTATTATATTATCTTAATTACATTactaaatttattgaactTATAGATACCGTTTTCTTGGTCCTTAgacaaaagaaattgactTTCTTGCATACTTATCATCATGGAGCCACTGCATGGTTATGCTACACTCAATTAACCGGGTACACTTCAGTTCAATGGGTGCCAATCACTTTGAATTTGGCAGTTCATGTGGTTATGTACTGGTATTATTTCTTGGCTGCTAGAGGTATTAGAGTTTGGTGGAAAGAATGGGTTACcagatttcaaattattcaatttattattgatttaggTGTGGTTTATTATTCCACATTTACTCATTTCGTTTATAAATATTCCGGTAAAATGAGAGATTGTTCTGGTACTGAAACTGCTGCCGTTGTTGGATGTCTGATCTTGACCAGTTATTTGATCTTGTTTATCAGTTTCTATATCACTGTTTACAAGAAATCCGGTAATGCATCTAAAAAAGTCAAGAAAGCCTAG
- the ROM2 gene encoding Rho family guanine nucleotide exchange factor (Putative GDP/GTP exchange factor; possibly an essential gene, disruptants not obtained by UAU1 method; Spider biofilm induced), which produces MSSNSSWSNNDSYQSRNNPNNGNNHNPHLMSQQHSQSVNIPSHLLPQAFIEQQQQPPQPQPQQYPQDGQAHNKNPPINNRFHQSQPPQSRHQYIPSKQEQMQQPYPTAEQNNQHFPPPQERSYSFSSTMDPGSPSKMTPPNFSQRNQSFSGYQQPPPQQQQYPQSPHKAYNQQTHTHQGGLQQPYIAQRQNMPPGYINQNPYSQQNRSVSSLTQDRTGAPVQHLPYPVNNDDPGYQLQPSAIQSHHPPQQQQQQQPPLQTRRQLRKAPSSNLPPIQTDQVYYSPDARRIVSTPTHQQNFPTPIPPEARTKSLTSASLKHQKQPSQPSQPYFQQISESPGKDSNARNSSSSSLHHTFSLTSKSRSFTSISKLSSLSTKKFGSSSSVNTNKLDRYQSSGTIRNNHNHNHTNQTSHNIHYAKPSVYPAILSEVAKLFKEAIILTINTKDGLEYHDTFTGKMAVDILCRIIRTNDRNLALLLGRSLDAQKFFHDVTYNHRLRDSVHEIYAFNNVYNDVDFFNEENGGAGSVSNGENSALNSKHGSFLDSSTQLQNALNDHISDYHTSQSSGSLTKIASSATGNGSVGVAGKELSASQQTGVNGVFTILTECYSPTCSRNSLCYSIACPRRLEQQARLNLKPQGGLQRAVSKLSLHDQEETETLWHKTVPQSVLDKLDKHEKTRQELIYEFVYTERDYVKDLEFMTDFYIMPLRNPANNIIPDYQRETFIQTVFGGVPDLLRLAKRLSEALTRRQQQQKPVIETIGDVFLDYVGDFEPFVTYSGNKVFATFEHERQQQVNMKYARFLDAIEKKPESRRQDLSSFLIKGVQRPARYQLLLSGILKHTKPESPDYKYLTKAKEEIEKLLVKINIQTGECTDRHKVMVLHRLLGKQTLENRFNFKLSYNNRIIYQVTLNRKRDNEKIDLYLFEHALLLVKHKIQNKREQHKVFEKPMYLPLLFVNSGMEIPTNRTIMPHRYHGSLVSDTSIRPQRAESNYIGNTLNSSSTPKFQLNFFGLGSNQVHASLFADDLTIQNQVLSQISAQQKKLIDANDIFSLCKFETRRFTGNNKINCAVPCYGGKKLLYGTDSGVWVSTVRSISATSNEKICSDPTMVISKTYVTQIEVIVEYSKLLVLSDKSLYEFDLSCTDSLDHVKNTKSGKLLLSHVSFFKVGVCDGKLLVIGARTGSSHSICIFEPVNPFDKSNKNKNKRLEIQEINFSSDPISISFLKTKLCIGCAKGFEILSSQTGTKESILDEADPSLDFATQRESVTPLAIHRLGRDFLLCYSEFVFLINRNGWRTNHDWGIFWEGNPQNVAIFFPYLLSFEPGFVEIRDLHTTNLLRALTGENIRFLHSNEHEAMFACEENGYDIIISIDFLNLKPKSPT; this is translated from the coding sequence ATGTCGAGTAATAGTTCTTGGTCTAACAACGATTCTTACCAACTGAGGAACAATCctaataatggtaataacCATAACCCACATTTAATGTCACAACAACACTCACAATCTGTAAATATTCCTTCTCATTTGTTGCCTCAAGCATTTatagaacaacaacaacaaccaccacaaccacaaccacaacaataTCCGCAAGACGGCCAAGCTCATAACAAAAACCCACCAATCAATAATCGTTTTCATCAAtcacaaccaccacaactGCGCCATCAATACATCCCATCCAAACAAGAACAAATGCAACAACCTTACCCAACTGCCGaacaaaataatcaacaCTTTCCTCCACCACAGGAAAGATCATATAGTTTTTCATCGACTATGGATCCTGGCTCACCTAGCAAAATGACGCCACCTAATTTTTCACAAAGGAACCAATCATTTTCTGGCTAccaacaaccaccaccacaacaacaacagtatCCGCAGTCACCCCATAAGGCATATAACCAACAAACCCACACTCACCAAGGTGGACTTCAACAGCCATACATTGCGCAAAGACAAAACATGCCACCTGGATATATTAACCAGAATCCATATTCTCAGCAAAATAGATCAGTATCATCTTTGACTCAAGATAGGACAGGAGCACCAGTACAACACCTTCCTTATCCTGTCAACAATGATGATCCTGGATATCAACTACAACCACTGGCAATTCAATCACACCAcccaccacaacaacaacaacaacaacagcctCCACTCCAGACACGTAGACAACTTCGTAAGGCCCCTTCGAGCAACTTGCCCCCAATTCAAACTGATCAAGTTTACTATAGCCCTGATGCTAGAAGAATTGTTTCCACACCTACACACCAGCAGAATTTTCCCACTCCCATACCACCAGAAGCTAGAACAAAATCACTTACTTCGGCATCATTAAAACACCAGAAACAACCACTGCAACCTCTGCAACCATATTTCCAACAAATCTCTGAACTGCCAGGTAAAGACAGCAACGCTCGTAATTCCTCCAGCAGTTCCCTTCATCATACATTTTCCTTAACCTCAAAATCGCGATCATTTACATCTATCAGTAAATTGTCGTCTTTATCAACTAAGAAATTCGGTTCCTCTTCATCCGTCAATACCAACAAATTAGATCGTTATCAATCCAGTGGAACTATTAGAAACAATCACAATCATAACCACACCAACCAAACTAGCCACAACATTCATTATGCTAAACCATCAGTATATCCCGCAATTTTATCTGAAGTGGCCAAATTGTTTAAAGAGGCGATTATTTTGACGATCAACACCAAGGATGGTTTGGAATACCATGATACTTTTACCGGGAAAATGGCAGTTGATATATTATGTCGCATTATTCGAACAAATGATCGTAACTTGGCCTTGTTATTGGGAAGATCATTAGACGCTCAGAAGTTTTTCCATGATGTTACTTACAATCATAGATTAAGGGATTCGGTACATGAAATTTATGCCTTTAACAATGTTTataatgatgttgattttttcaacgAAGAAAATGGAGGAGCTGGTCTGGTTAGCAATGGGGAAAATAGTGCATTAAATTCCAAACATGGGTCGTTTCTTGATAGCAGCACACAGTTACAGAATGCTTTGAATGACCATATATCCGATTATCATACCTCACAAAGCAGTGGATCATTAACTAAAATTGCTAGTAGTGCCACTGGTAATGGTTCAGTAGGTGTTGCTGGTAAGGAGTTGAGTGCAAGTCAACAAACAGGTGTTAATGGAGTTTTCACTATTTTGACAGAATGTTATTCGCCCACATGTAGCAGAAATAGTCTTTGTTACAGTATTGCCTGTCCAAGAAGATTAGAGCAACAAGCTagattaaatttgaaaccTCAAGGTGGTTTGCAACGTGctgtttcaaaattatcattgCATGATCAGGAAGAAACCGAAACTTTATGGCACAAGACTGTACCTCAATCAGTTTTAGATAAATTAGACAAGCATGAAAAGACTCgacaagaattgatttatgaatttgtttataCTGAACGTGACTACGTCAAGGATTTGGAATTTATGACTGATTTCTACATTATGCCGTTACGAAATCCTgccaataatattattccTGATTACCAAAGAGAAACATTTATTCAAACTGTGTTTGGGGGAGTGCCTGATTTGTTGAGATTGGCCAAGAGACTCAGTGAAGCATTAACTCgaagacaacaacaacaaaagcCCGTTATTGAGACCATTGGTGATGTATTTTTAGATTATGTTGGTGATTTTGAACCTTTTGTGACATATTCTGGAAATAAAGTGTTTGCTACTTTTGAACATGaaagacaacaacaagttaATATGAAATATGCTAGATTCTTAGATGCGattgaaaagaaaccaGAATCGAGAAGACAAGATTTATCatcttttttaattaaaggGGTTCAAAGACCAGCAAGATACCAGTTATTGTTATCGGGTATTTTGAAACATACCAAGCCAGAGTCACCCGACTACAAGTATTTGACGAAAGCAAAAGAAGAGATTGAGAAATTATTGGTGAAAATCAATATCCAAACTGGGGAATGTACTGATCGACACAAAGTCATGGTTTTGCATAGGTTATTGGGCAAACAAACTTTGGAAAATAggtttaatttcaaattatccTACAATAATCGTATTATCTATCAAGTGACTTTGAATAGAAAGAGGGATAacgaaaaaattgatttatacTTGTTTGAACATGCGTTGTTATTAGTGAAACACAAGATTCAAAACAAGCGTGAACAACATAAAGTATTTGAAAAACCAATGTATTTACCATTGTTATTTGTCAATAGTGGTATGGAGATCCCCACTAATAGAACAATCATGCCTCATAGATACCATGGATCCTTGGTATCTGATACTAGTATAAGACCTCAAAGAGCAGAATCTAATTATATTGGTAATACTTtgaattcttcatcaacacctaaattccaattgaatttttttgggttaGGTAGTAATCAAGTTCACGCCTCATTATTTGCTGATGACTTGACTATTCAGAACCAAGTGTTGCTGCAAATATCGGCCCAAcagaagaaattaattgatgcTAATGACATTTTTTCATTGTGTAAATTTGAAACGAGAAGATTCACTGggaataataaaatcaattgtgCTGTTCCTTGTTATGGTGggaagaaattgttgtatGGTACTGATTCAGGGGTATGGGTTAGTACTGTTCGTTCAATTAGTGCCACAtctaatgaaaaaatctGTAGTGATCCCACTATGGTCATTTCCAAAACTTATGTCACTCAAATTGAAGTGATTGTTGAATACTCCAAGTTGTTAGTATTGAGTGACAAATCATTatatgaatttgatttatcttGTACCGATTCTTTGGATCATGTGAAGAATACCAAACTGGGGAAATTGCTTTTGAGTCATGTgtcatttttcaaagttgGTGTTTGTGATGGGAAATTGCTAGTGATTGGTGCTAGAACAGGTAGTCTGCATTCAATTTGTATATTTGAGCCTGTTAATCCATTTGATAAATCGAATAAGAATAAGAACAAGAGATTAgaaattcaagaaattaatttcaGTTCTGATCCAATTTCCATCTCATTTTTGAAGACTAAACTTTGTATTGGGTGTGCTAAaggttttgaaattttatcTTCTCAAACAGGAACCAAAGAATCGATTTTGGATGAAGCAGACCCTTCATTAGATTTTGCAACACAAAGAGAAAGTGTGACACCATTAGCAATTCATCGATTAGGACGTGATTTCTTATTGTGTTATTCTgaatttgtatttttgaTCAATCGAAATGGATGGAGAACAAATCATGATTGGGGGATATTTTGGGAAGGTAATCCACAAAATGTTGCGATTTTCTTCCCTTACTTGCTATCATTTGAACCTggatttgttgaaattagAGATTTGCATACAACTAATTTATTAAGAGCTTTAACGGGAGAGAATATTAGATTTTTGCATTCGAACGAACATGAAGCTATGTTTGCTTGTGAAGAAAATGGAtatgatattattatttccattgatttcttgaatttgaaaccaaaGTCTCCAACATAA